In Gottschalkia purinilytica, the sequence AAATCTACAATCGTGTCTTCATATTTTCCTGAAATTATATTAACATCTGGATAATCTTTTAGGTTTTCATGTAAGTCATCAGCATAGTTTAGGTCAATAAAATTAGTGCTTATTTGTACCGAGTTCATTCGGGTGTTTTTCATGCAATCTTTTATTATATCAAGTGCAATTATTGGTGAACCCGGTTTACCATCTTCAAATTTTCCTTTACCAGCAAAACAATCCACGTAAACAAGTGGCTTATATGTATGAAGAATTTTTGATACATAAGGTTTAAAATAACAACCTAGAAGTTCATCTTTAACCTCAGACCAAGGTTTTTTTTCTTTAAAAAAATCATCATTCTTTTTTGCCATGCTTTTCCACCCCTCATGAAAACATTTTATATCCAGTGTTAATTGATATCTCTTTGTTAGGACAAATTCCTGTTAGTCATCGTCGTTCACAATTTCCATAATATCTGAAATGTCGCAATTAAGAGCCTTACATACTTTTAATAAGATTTCAGTATTAACATTTTCGTTTTTACCCAGTTTAGCCATCGAGGCTGTACTGATACCAGCTGCTTCTCTCAAATCCTTCTTTTTCATGTCTCTATCAATAAGAAGCTTCCATAGTTTTTTATAACTTATGGACATATTGTCACCTCGCCTTAGTTATTAAATAAAGTCTATCATAAAGTTTGTAAAGGTACAATTAAAATTTACGAATGTAAAATAAATATTGAGATACCGATAACATGTGCTATAATTTACCTATAGGATAATGTTCTAAACAAAGGAAATTTCTTAATAAATTCATATGGGGTCAGGAGGGAGTGTTTTGGCAAGCAATCGTTCATTTAAAGACTATGTGGCAGATAGATTCTATAATGAAGTATTTGCTGCTATACAAAGTTACACCACGGACAACTACGATGATTTGGACTTAAGGCTATATAGGGTTCGAAATATTGGAGGCATAGAATTATCAGATATAGAGGTAAAGTTTGTATCTGTTAATGACTTGCCAGATATGAAAATAGAATTTGATATTGTTGTGGAAGCCGAATTAGAAGTCCGTGAGTCGGACTATCATTATGATGAATCGGAAAACTGTAGACAGTGGTTTATGCTGAAATGCACAGGTGATTTAGATTGCAATTTAGATGACTTTACAATCTCTAGTGTAACTGAGTATACCAGTAAAAATAAACAGCCAAAACCTATGTCGGACTCTCTTGTTCCTATCATCTATAAGGAGCAACTGGAATCTGTCGCTACAGACTTTCTTCGCAGACACTACCCAGAAGCACTAAAAACCCCAATGGCAATTGAACCACAAGTACTAGCAGAAAAAATGGGTCTTACAGTGGAAATGAGAGAAATTACAAAGGATTTCTCTGTTTTTGGACAGCTATACTTTCATGATTGTGATGCAGTATTCTATGATGAAGACAGTGATGAGATGGTACAGACCCATGTAGATGCCAGAACTATCATAGTTGATCCAAAAGCGTTCTTCCTACGTAATCTAGGATCGGTAAACAATACCATTGTCCATGAGTGTGTTCATTGGGATCAGCATAGAAAAGCATTTGAATTGGAGCGGCTCTATAACAACAGCCTAACACGAATTAAGTGTCAGGTAGTTGGTGGCATAAAGGACAATAGCAGAGATGCAACTGATTGGATGGAATGGCAGGCAAATGCTCTCACTCCAAAGATACAAATGCCTCTTGCAATGTTTAAAACCCAAGCGTTTAAGTATATTAAGCAATTTCGTACGGAGTTAGGAACATCTGAACTTATAGATGTAATGGAGCCAGTTATTGACGCTTTGGCTACGTTTTTCTGTGTTTCTCGAACCGCAGCAAAAATCCGAATGATTGATGCTGGGTATGAGGAAGCAATTGGAACTTTTACTTACATAGATGGTCGTTACGTCAAACCTCATAGGTTTAAGAAGGGTGCACTTGAAAAAAACCAGACATTTTCCATTGGTGCGGAAGATGCGGCAATTCAGGGACTTACCAACCCTACATTAAGTGCTCTTGTAAGGGATGGTAGTTACCAATATGTTGATGCACATTTTGTTTTAAACCATCCCAAGTATGTAACTCAGGATATATTTGGGGAGACCGTACTAACTGACTATGCACGTAACCATATGGATGAGTGCTGCTTGATATTTGATTTATCAATAAAGTCGGGATGTAAGGAACGATATCATAGTGAATGTTTCTTAAATAGGGATGAAACTTCAGATATCGCCTTTGATATAGTATATGGAAGAGGATATCAGCATGCTTCGCCAGAAAAAAAGGCAGAAATGCTGGCAGCAAAACTTATGGAAGAGAATCGTATATATGGTGAACTGCCAACTAACTATCATACTAGTCTGAAAATAGTGCGTGAGTGGAAAGATGTAACATTTAAAGAATTAGCGGAGAGAACGATGGTTAACGAACGCACTATAAGGCGAATCGTTAATGGTGAAGAACAAGGGTCATTAAATTCAATCATTTTAATTTGCCTTGGATTACATCTCCCACCTAGAATCAGCTATCATATAATTAACAACTCTCCTTTTCGGTTGAATTTTCATAATAACAATAGTCATATCTGGTATGATTTTGCTCTAACATACCTTTACCCCCAAACGATGGACGAAATACGAGCTTTCTTACTAAAGCAAGGTGCAGATCCATTATAAAATTTCAAAATATTTTTGAAAAATCGGACACGGGATGTCCGTTTTTTTAGGTGTTAGGCACATGAGCCATACATGAATCCTTTTAGGGGTTTGCGTATGGCTTTTTTTATTGCTGTTTTTAGGTATTTATGTGGAGAAAAGCATCATTTTGAGTCTGAAATTACCGGGCATGAGGTGTCCGCCAAGGCTGTCCATTTCTACCTTACAATAATATTAGACGAAGGAAAGGTCCTTCGTAAGTAGCTAGATTAAGACCGTCCCTCGTCTACAAAAAAATATCGAATGCCTGATTTGCAATAAGGGCAGAGGATACATATTGTTTCGCTCCAATCCGTAAGGATTGTTGCGGTGCAATAGAAGTACCTTACCTTATTGCGCTCATTTTCAGGATAAAAAGGTCTGTGTACTTCTGGTACAGGCCTATTTTTGTATCCTTTGCCGCCAATGCAATCCGGCGGAAAGGGTGCAAAATGAAAATTAGAATTCAGCACGAAAACAAATCTATCTACCTAGAGGTACCAGACGAGGACTTCACCTTAATGATTGAGGCGGATTATGGGGACAGGCTATCTTCTGCAGAGGACAAAGAAACTGTGACCCGGCGCTCTCCACAGGAGATAATGGACGAACGTTTCAACAAGCCGGAATACAATAACTGGCACAAGTTTGACAGGCATAGAGGTATGCCAAAGAAACCATTCCGCAAGGATGACCAAGAGGTTGATGAAACCGACCATATGGACTACTTTCCTGACTACTCAGATGAAACGGCTCGAGAGAAAAAAGAAGAGTATGAGCATATCTGTGAAATTATTCGCAAGGCTCTCAAGGAAAAACAAGCAGAGCTACTGATAGCCATAGTCTTGGATGGTGTTTCGGTAACGGAGTATGCAGAACGTGAGGGAGTAAGTGTAAGTGCCATTTCCCACCGTTTAGATACAGCTAAAAAGAATTTCAAAAAAATCTATCCCAAATCCTCAACTTTCCCCTCTTGCCATGGCTAATAGTTAGAGGGCAGCACATAAACGCTCTCGGAAAGAGGTGAATACATGAAGCACAACTTGAAAATCAGTGTTTCAAAAAAACCACAGACTGGCGGGATTGTTTCCTGTCGAAACGTCACCATAAGGGAGCGTTTCCTTCGTTTCTTACTTGGTGATAAGCAGAAACTGACCATCCTTGTTCCGGGTGAAACCGTACAGGAACTCGCCATCAGTGAGATTAAGGAAGGAGGAATAAGCCATGAGCAAGATCAAGCTACTCCTTGATGTGGTTTCCGATATGCGCTCTTTGGCAGACAGCATACAAGCGGTTGCGGATGTAATGGCGGGCAATGAACCTGTCGAAACAAAAGAACCAACTACAACTGTAAAAGAGCCTGAACCAAATAAAAAGGAAATCACTCTAGAGGAAGTCAGAGCAAAACTCGCTGAAAAGAGTCAAGCCGGTCTTACTGCCCAAGTAAGAGAAATTATCCAAAAATACGGTGGCTCTAAATTAAGCGAAGTTGACCCGAAACATTATGCAGATATGTTAAAAGATGCGGAGGTACTTGGGAATGAGTGATCATGCAGTTCTTTCCGCATCAGGAGCACATAGGTGGCTGAATTGCCTTCCGTCTGCACGATTGGAACTGGAGTTTGTAAATAACGAATCCAGTGCAGCCGCTGAAGGCACCGCTGCTCATGCTCTCTGCGAACATAAACTTAAAAAAGCACTTCATATGAGAAGTAAGCGTCCAGTCTCAATTTATAACTCCGATGAGATGGAAGAACACAGTGATGCCTATGTGGAATTTGTAATGGAACAGCTTGAGCTGGCAAAGCAGAGCTGCACAGACCCTTTAATACTAATCGAACAGCGTCTTGATTTTTCCTGCTATGTTCCACAGGGATTTGGAACCGGTGACTGCATCATTATTGCCGATAGGAAACTTCACATTA encodes:
- a CDS encoding helix-turn-helix domain-containing protein encodes the protein MSISYKKLWKLLIDRDMKKKDLREAAGISTASMAKLGKNENVNTEILLKVCKALNCDISDIMEIVNDDD
- a CDS encoding RNA polymerase sigma factor; the encoded protein is MKIRIQHENKSIYLEVPDEDFTLMIEADYGDRLSSAEDKETVTRRSPQEIMDERFNKPEYNNWHKFDRHRGMPKKPFRKDDQEVDETDHMDYFPDYSDETAREKKEEYEHICEIIRKALKEKQAELLIAIVLDGVSVTEYAEREGVSVSAISHRLDTAKKNFKKIYPKSSTFPSCHG
- a CDS encoding rRNA biogenesis protein rrp5, translated to MSKIKLLLDVVSDMRSLADSIQAVADVMAGNEPVETKEPTTTVKEPEPNKKEITLEEVRAKLAEKSQAGLTAQVREIIQKYGGSKLSEVDPKHYADMLKDAEVLGNE
- a CDS encoding helix-turn-helix domain-containing protein codes for the protein MASNRSFKDYVADRFYNEVFAAIQSYTTDNYDDLDLRLYRVRNIGGIELSDIEVKFVSVNDLPDMKIEFDIVVEAELEVRESDYHYDESENCRQWFMLKCTGDLDCNLDDFTISSVTEYTSKNKQPKPMSDSLVPIIYKEQLESVATDFLRRHYPEALKTPMAIEPQVLAEKMGLTVEMREITKDFSVFGQLYFHDCDAVFYDEDSDEMVQTHVDARTIIVDPKAFFLRNLGSVNNTIVHECVHWDQHRKAFELERLYNNSLTRIKCQVVGGIKDNSRDATDWMEWQANALTPKIQMPLAMFKTQAFKYIKQFRTELGTSELIDVMEPVIDALATFFCVSRTAAKIRMIDAGYEEAIGTFTYIDGRYVKPHRFKKGALEKNQTFSIGAEDAAIQGLTNPTLSALVRDGSYQYVDAHFVLNHPKYVTQDIFGETVLTDYARNHMDECCLIFDLSIKSGCKERYHSECFLNRDETSDIAFDIVYGRGYQHASPEKKAEMLAAKLMEENRIYGELPTNYHTSLKIVREWKDVTFKELAERTMVNERTIRRIVNGEEQGSLNSIILICLGLHLPPRISYHIINNSPFRLNFHNNNSHIWYDFALTYLYPQTMDEIRAFLLKQGADPL